In a single window of the Gemmatimonadota bacterium genome:
- a CDS encoding HAMP domain-containing protein has protein sequence MKVQKLFQRTRFGIFLLFGVIVLCTSALCIYTVDTQLTSEYETNSQNIAKSIADSSVDILLNRNLATLQSMIDQFVEIQGIRYIYITSEDGEYLAHTFVPGIPEQILASDHANTEPVERSIPGLGDFLEVGSPILAGVAGTVHVGMDQDEVALKIQRAIGQQVILICIFLVVGVLASIWLVNLAAKPLAELLAYAVNLAGNKEPETTSDDLLGRDDEVGDLARLFQHISDQPSGTGSSGSGAPGAPPENVR, from the coding sequence ATGAAAGTACAGAAGCTCTTCCAGCGCACCCGCTTCGGGATCTTCCTGCTCTTCGGCGTCATCGTCCTCTGCACGTCCGCCCTGTGTATATACACTGTAGATACGCAGCTGACGTCCGAGTACGAGACCAACAGTCAGAATATCGCCAAGAGCATCGCCGACTCCAGTGTCGACATCCTGCTCAACCGGAACCTGGCCACGCTGCAGTCGATGATCGATCAGTTCGTCGAGATCCAGGGTATCCGGTATATCTACATCACCAGCGAGGACGGTGAGTATCTCGCCCATACCTTCGTTCCGGGGATTCCCGAGCAGATTCTCGCGAGCGATCACGCGAATACCGAGCCGGTGGAGCGAAGCATCCCCGGCCTGGGTGATTTCCTGGAGGTCGGCAGCCCCATCCTGGCGGGTGTGGCGGGTACGGTGCACGTCGGCATGGACCAGGACGAGGTAGCCCTCAAGATCCAGCGCGCAATCGGCCAGCAGGTCATCCTCATTTGCATATTCCTGGTCGTGGGCGTCCTCGCGTCGATCTGGCTGGTCAATCTCGCCGCGAAGCCCCTTGCGGAACTGCTGGCGTACGCCGTCAACCTCGCGGGCAACAAAGAGCCGGAGACGACGTCCGACGATCTCCTCGGACGCGACGATGAAGTGGGCGACCTGGCCCGCCTCTTCCAACACATTTCCGATCAGCCATCCGGCACCGGTTCGTCCGGATCCGGTGCACCCGGCGCGCCACCGGAGAACGTCCGGTAA
- a CDS encoding OFA family MFS transporter — protein MRIPRSAIALFCTALQICFGTVYAWSFFQTILVRQIGWTHTETAWAFSIAIFTLGVSAAWAGNMLPKMGPRKLALIGSFMFACGYLISGLALEMEYIPLFYLGYGVVGGAGIGLGYVTPVATVAKWFPDRKGLATGIVVMGFGVGAFLLSKGLAPFLIVRTAGALPEVFIWLGIIFALILIPCSLALSDPPPDALGPSTTATADPEEADEPKYARTYLGTTQFVFMWIVFFFNIAAGISVVSFQSEILQEIWGLADDSIEPTVLAEYGATLIAVSSICNGLGRLFWGLLSDRFGRVTVFRVLLGSQMVVFGILMTETNPWIFSALVCYVLLCFGGGFATMPSFVLDVFGTKKMSTIYGAVLTAWAAAGIFGPLYVGYLKDVYPDRAVMYCFLIGILMLGAGYLFSYLLNDGRIRLGRPTLETTLQRYGIAAPGRG, from the coding sequence ATGCGCATTCCCCGTAGCGCCATCGCGCTCTTCTGCACGGCGCTTCAGATCTGCTTCGGTACGGTCTACGCCTGGAGCTTCTTTCAGACGATTCTGGTGCGCCAGATCGGCTGGACGCACACCGAGACGGCCTGGGCGTTCAGCATCGCCATCTTCACCCTCGGCGTGTCGGCGGCGTGGGCCGGGAACATGCTGCCGAAGATGGGTCCGCGCAAACTCGCGCTGATCGGCAGTTTCATGTTCGCGTGCGGGTACCTGATCTCGGGCCTTGCGCTGGAGATGGAGTATATCCCGCTGTTCTATCTCGGATACGGGGTGGTCGGCGGCGCCGGCATCGGGCTGGGATACGTCACGCCGGTCGCGACGGTCGCCAAGTGGTTTCCGGACCGCAAGGGACTGGCTACCGGTATCGTGGTCATGGGGTTCGGGGTCGGGGCCTTTCTGCTCAGCAAGGGCCTGGCGCCCTTCCTCATCGTGCGGACCGCGGGCGCCCTGCCGGAAGTCTTCATCTGGCTCGGCATCATCTTCGCCCTGATTCTCATCCCCTGCAGCCTGGCCCTGTCCGATCCGCCGCCGGATGCCTTGGGTCCTTCGACCACGGCCACGGCCGATCCCGAGGAGGCCGACGAACCGAAGTACGCCCGAACCTACCTGGGCACCACGCAGTTCGTCTTCATGTGGATCGTCTTCTTCTTCAACATCGCGGCCGGGATTTCGGTCGTCAGCTTTCAGTCGGAGATCCTCCAGGAAATCTGGGGTCTGGCGGATGATTCCATCGAACCGACCGTCCTGGCCGAGTACGGCGCCACGCTCATCGCGGTGAGCTCGATCTGCAACGGTCTCGGAAGGCTCTTCTGGGGATTGCTGTCCGACCGGTTCGGCAGGGTGACCGTCTTCCGGGTGCTGCTCGGCAGCCAGATGGTGGTCTTCGGCATACTCATGACGGAGACCAACCCCTGGATTTTCTCCGCCCTGGTCTGCTACGTGCTGCTCTGCTTCGGCGGCGGTTTCGCTACCATGCCTTCCTTCGTCCTCGACGTGTTCGGCACGAAGAAGATGTCCACCATCTACGGCGCGGTGCTGACTGCGTGGGCTGCCGCGGGGATTTTCGGGCCGCTGTACGTGGGATACCTCAAGGACGTCTATCCCGACCGCGCGGTCATGTACTGCTTCCTCATCGGGATCCTCATGCTCGGAGCCGGCTACCTGTTCTCCTACCTGCTCAACGACGGCCGGATCCGCCTGGGCCGGCCGACGCTCGAGACTACGCTGCAGCGGTACGGGATCGCCGCGCCGGGGCGGGGTTGA
- a CDS encoding HAD family hydrolase — translation MRITAISFDGDMTLWDFKKVMRHALKKALAELRRLVPTQGAEDLSVEEMIAIRNRVEEDEEGRTWNMEELRLLAFERTLERVGRPDHDIAVRLNELYLKHRFEDIELYRDVEPALDILAPHYKLGLLSNGNSYPERCGLEGRFAFVVFSQDVKIRKPDRRIFEIAAKKAGCPLNELLHVGDSLENDVMGAHGAGAKTVWLNREGAESNAEVKADVEITSLADLPGVLGLGQIGN, via the coding sequence TTGCGGATAACAGCCATATCCTTCGACGGCGACATGACCCTGTGGGATTTTAAGAAGGTCATGCGGCATGCATTGAAGAAAGCCCTGGCGGAACTGCGCAGGCTGGTTCCGACCCAAGGCGCCGAGGACCTCTCGGTGGAAGAGATGATCGCGATTCGCAACCGGGTCGAGGAGGACGAGGAAGGACGGACCTGGAACATGGAGGAACTGAGATTACTCGCCTTCGAGCGGACGCTTGAACGTGTGGGGCGACCGGATCACGATATCGCTGTCCGTCTGAATGAGCTCTACCTCAAGCATCGCTTCGAAGACATCGAGTTGTATCGGGACGTCGAACCTGCGCTCGATATCCTGGCCCCGCACTACAAGCTGGGCCTACTGTCCAACGGGAACAGTTACCCCGAACGATGCGGGCTCGAGGGCCGTTTTGCCTTCGTGGTCTTCTCGCAGGACGTGAAAATTCGAAAGCCCGATCGGAGGATCTTCGAGATAGCCGCGAAGAAAGCTGGCTGTCCACTGAACGAGTTGCTACACGTGGGGGATTCGCTGGAGAACGACGTAATGGGAGCGCACGGCGCCGGAGCGAAAACGGTCTGGCTGAATCGCGAAGGGGCAGAAAGCAACGCAGAGGTCAAAGCCGACGTTGAAATCACCTCGCTGGCCGACCTGCCCGGGGTTTTAGGTCTAGGGCAAATCGGTAACTGA
- a CDS encoding ABC transporter substrate-binding protein, whose product METGFEGATDDEIILGMSAAFSGPSRGLGSELYRGAMAYFNHVNDNGGVAGRKITLKLYDDGYQPDPCVRNTMKLMLEDNVFLLFGYVGTPTVTRVLPLLKKFQDEQVYLFFPFTGAQPQREPPYGDFAFNLRASYRQETAGLVNNFLAAGKRRIGVFYQADAYGRSGWAGVRAALDRHGERLAGEATYRRGSRFTGSMREQVEILKSNSPDAVICIGSYAACAAFARDAVDRDLRVPIANLSFVGSENMLQLLSDLGEDVETYSRYLVNSQVVPSYEDTSIPAVREYRELMERYDPAVPEELVQESYSPFPQSFVSLEGFLDAKLMTEILRRLGGSPDRDGLEEAVFSVDNYDLGIGERVSFGPDRRQGLQTVYYTVVQEGRFVTLEDWQGWLS is encoded by the coding sequence ATGGAAACCGGATTCGAAGGTGCGACGGATGATGAGATCATCCTGGGCATGTCGGCCGCGTTCTCCGGTCCTTCCAGGGGTCTTGGCAGCGAGCTGTACCGCGGCGCCATGGCCTATTTCAATCATGTGAACGACAACGGCGGCGTGGCCGGACGCAAGATCACCCTGAAGCTCTACGACGACGGTTACCAGCCGGATCCATGCGTCCGGAACACCATGAAGCTCATGCTCGAAGACAACGTGTTCCTGCTCTTCGGGTACGTGGGCACGCCGACCGTTACGCGGGTGCTGCCCCTGCTGAAGAAGTTCCAGGACGAGCAGGTCTACCTGTTCTTTCCCTTTACCGGCGCCCAACCCCAGCGGGAGCCGCCTTATGGTGATTTCGCCTTCAACCTCAGGGCGTCCTACCGGCAGGAAACGGCCGGTCTCGTCAACAACTTCCTCGCCGCGGGCAAAAGAAGAATCGGCGTGTTTTACCAGGCCGACGCCTACGGAAGAAGCGGATGGGCCGGGGTGAGGGCGGCGCTGGACCGGCACGGCGAGCGGCTCGCGGGCGAGGCGACCTACCGCCGGGGCTCGCGTTTCACCGGCAGCATGCGGGAGCAGGTGGAGATCCTCAAGTCCAATTCCCCGGATGCCGTCATCTGCATCGGGTCGTATGCGGCTTGCGCGGCCTTCGCCCGCGATGCCGTCGACCGCGACCTTCGCGTACCCATTGCCAACCTTTCCTTCGTGGGCAGCGAAAACATGCTCCAGTTACTCAGCGACCTGGGAGAGGACGTGGAGACCTATTCCCGTTACCTCGTCAACTCCCAGGTGGTCCCGAGCTACGAGGACACGTCCATTCCGGCGGTGCGGGAGTACCGCGAACTGATGGAACGCTACGATCCGGCGGTTCCGGAAGAACTCGTCCAGGAGTCGTACAGCCCCTTTCCACAGAGTTTCGTGAGTCTCGAGGGTTTTCTGGACGCCAAACTGATGACCGAGATCCTGCGGCGCCTGGGAGGAAGTCCCGACCGCGACGGGCTGGAGGAAGCCGTGTTCTCGGTCGACAACTACGATCTCGGGATCGGCGAGCGGGTCTCCTTCGGACCGGACCGCCGGCAGGGTCTGCAGACCGTCTACTATACCGTCGTCCAGGAGGGCCGGTTCGTGACCCTGGAGGACTGGCAAGGCTGGCTATCCTAG